A stretch of the Vitis riparia cultivar Riparia Gloire de Montpellier isolate 1030 chromosome 13, EGFV_Vit.rip_1.0, whole genome shotgun sequence genome encodes the following:
- the LOC117927737 gene encoding tryptophan N-monooxygenase CYP79A68-like, whose translation MMMGSSCNSTMSSSFPNPFLFLLSHNSETLELASLHLHLPFILLLLFLFFFSFLILYKPLITKQMPLLPPGPTPWPLVGNLPELFTKKPVFRWILGLLEELNTEIACIKLGNVHVIPVISPEIAREFLKKHDAVFASRPITMASHHLSRGFLTTALSPWGEQWKKMRRIIISEVLKPERHIWLLQKRTEEADNLVRFIYNQCKFSSITSHNFTDSSVVNVRNAVRQYTGNVVRKMMFSRRYFGEGRKDGGPGLEEEEHVNSLFTSLAYLYSFSPSDYLPCLRVFDLDGHETKVKDALSIINKHHDPIVDERIIQWRNGEKKEVEDILDVFLTISDTKGKPLLSVEEIKAQLIELMIEIVDNPAHAAEWAMAEMINQPEIMQKAVEEIDRLVGKDRLVQESDIAQLKYVKACAREALRLHPMAPFNVPHVSMADAVVAGYFIPKGSHVLLSRVGLGRNPRVWEEPLKFKPERHMNDEVVDLAEHELRFISFSTGRRGCPGTALGTALTVTLLARLLQCFSWSVPPNQDQIDLTESMNELFLAKPLHAHAKPRLHASMYGN comes from the exons ATGATGATGGGTAGCAGCTGCAACTCAACCATGTCTTCTTCATTTCCAAATCCATTCCTCTTCCTGCTCTCTCATAATTCTGAAACCTTGGAGCTTGCTTCACTTCATCTTCATTTACCATTCATCCTCTtgctccttttccttttctttttctcttttctcatcCTCTACAAACCCCTAATCACCAAGCAAATGCCACTGCTCCCTCCTGGTCCAACTCCATGGCCATTAGTTGGGAACCTGCCTGAATTATTCACAAAAAAGCCGGTATTCCGGTGGATACTTGGACTTTTGGAGGAACTCAACACTGAGATTGCATGCATCAAACTGGGCAATGTCCATGTCATTCCCGTGATTTCGCCTGAGATTGCCAGGGAGTTTTTGAAGAAACATGATGCAGTGTTTGCATCCAGACCTATTACAATGGCGTCCCATCACTTGAGCAGAGGGTTCCTGACAACAGCTCTTTCTCCATGGGGAGAGCagtggaagaagatgagaaggATCATCATTTCTGAGGTGCTTAAGCCAGAAAGACATATTTGGCTCCTCCAGAAGAGAACTGAAGAAGCCGACAATCTTGTCCGCTTCATTTATAACCAGTGTAAGTTCTCTAGTATTACTAGCCATAATTTTACGGACTCATCGGTTGTGAATGTGAGAAATGCAGTCAGACAATACACAGGAAATGTGGTTAGGAAGATGATGTTCAGCAGAAGGTACTTTGGGGAAGGAAGGAAAGATGGAGGGCCTGgacttgaagaagaagaacacgTCAACTCCCTCTTTACTTCGCTTGCTTACCTATATTCATTCTCTCCATCTGATTACCTTCCATGCCTGAGAGTCTTCGACTTAGATGGCCATGAGACGAAGGTAAAAGACGCTTTGAGCATCATCAACAAGCATCATGATCCGATAGTGGATGAGAGAATAATACAATGGAGGAATGGGGAGAAGAAGGAGGTTGAGGACATACTCGATGTTTTCCTTACAATCAGCGACACAAAGGGAAAACCATTGCTATCAGTAGAAGAGATCAAAGCCCAACTCATA GAACTGATGATTGAAATAGTGGATAATCCAGCGCATGCAGCTGAGTGGGCAATGGCAGAAATGATCAATCAACCCGAGATTATGCAGAAGGCCGTGGAAGAAATCGATAGATTGGTTGGAAAGGATAGACTTGTTCAAGAATCCGATATCGCGCAGCTCAAATATGTTAAAGCCTGTGCTAGGGAAGCTCTGCGGCTTCACCCCATGGCACCATTCAACGTGCCCCATGTATCCATGGCGGACGCCGTTGTGGCCGGTTACTTCATCCCCAAAGGCAGCCATGTCCTGCTGAGCCGGGTAGGGCTTGGACGGAACCCTAGAGTGTGGGAAGAGCCATTAAAGTTTAAACCAGAGCGGCACATGAATGATGAAGTGGTGGATTTAGCTGAGCATGAGCTTCGGTTCATTTCATTTAGTACTGGGAGACGCGGGTGTCCTGGAACTGCCTTAGGGACAGCCTTGACAGTTACACTCTTGGCGAGACTCCTTCAATGTTTTTCGTGGAGTGTGCCACCGAACCAGGACCAAATTGACCTCACAGAATCAATGAACGAGCTCTTTCTAGCCAAGCCTCTCCATGCTCATGCAAAACCACGCTTGCATGCTTCCATGTATGGGAATTGA